One part of the Vitis riparia cultivar Riparia Gloire de Montpellier isolate 1030 chromosome 15, EGFV_Vit.rip_1.0, whole genome shotgun sequence genome encodes these proteins:
- the LOC117932032 gene encoding probable disease resistance protein At4g27220, whose product MAEILISVAAKVAECLVAPIVRPLGYLFNYRSNLDKLEEQVENLGDARGRLQRDVDDANRQGDEIEPDVQRWLTRTEGIIQTARTLIEDENAANTSCFNLKLRYQRSRQAKKQSGDICKMQEENNFPRVAYRPPPQGIWSPRLRDCEAFKSRESLLIEIMEALGNDDIRMIGVWGMGGVGKTTLANQVAKKAEEDKLFEKEEELGRADRICKSLNKHKTVLVILDDIWEELSLAKIGIPYGDVHKGCKVLLSSREHAVLSREMGTQKNFHVQHLCEKEAWSLFENTAGDSVEKFELRPIALEVVKKCEGLPVAIVTIAKALKGESVAVWKNALEELKRSAPTNIRGVSKNVYSCLELSYNHLEGDEVKRLFLLCGMLGYGDISMDQLLKYGMGLDLFEHVSSLEQITNKLVTLVKILKDSSLLLDVEDGYGYEGEWPGVLFGYNDENKPVRMHDVVGDVARAIAAKDPHRFVVIKEALVLEEWQRKEEFRNCSRISLQCGDLRELPERLVCSKLEFFLLNNNDPSLRIPNTFFQVTELLKVLDLSALDLTPLPSSLGFLSNLRTLRVYGCPFQDIAVIGELKKLQVLSFERCEIERLPKEFMQLTDLRALDLWDCSHLEEIPRNVISSLSRLEHLCLAESFTKWGAEGSGSGESNNACLSELNNLSYLKTLCIEIRDPNLLSKDLVFEKLTRYVISVSSMARFVDYKRSARTLKLWRVDRHCLVDCFSKLFKTVEDLELYELEDKETKHVLYELDTDGFLQLKFLRINDWPGIQYIVDSTKGVPPHSALPILEELEIDGLENMDAVCYGPVPERSFGKLRSLAVHRCKRLKSFISLPMEQGRDGWVLRKMGSSDSTRDFSSTGSSATQELSRTDVPTPFFNEQDAFLHLEQLILKGSKMKIWQGQFSGESFCKLRLLKIRKCHDILVVIPSNVLPKLHNLEELHVSKCNSVKEVFELVDKEYQVETLP is encoded by the exons ATGGCAGAAATTCTTATTTCCGTTGCAGCAAAAGTTGCAGAGTGCCTGGTTGCTCCCATTGTACGTCCACTGGGTTATCTGTTTAATTACCGTAGCAACCTTGATAAGCTTGAGGAACAAGTTGAGAATCTGGGTGATGCAAGGGGGAGGCTGCAGCGAGATGTGGATGACGCTAATAGGCAAGGGGATGAGATCGAACCTGATGTCCAGAGGTGGCTGACACGTACAGAAGGGATCATCCAAACGGCAAGGACATTGATTGAAGATGAGAACGCTGCAAACACGAGCTGTTTCAATTTAAAGTTGCGGTACCAGCGAAGCAGGCAAGCGAAGAAGCAGTCTGGGGATATTTGTAAAATGCAAGAAGAAAATAACTTTCCCAGGGTAGCATATCGCCCTCCTCCACAAGGGATATGGTCTCCACGCCTCAGAGATTGTGAAGCTTTCAAATCGAGAGAATCTCTTTTAATCGAAATTATGGAGGCCTTGGGAAATGATGATATCAGGATGATTGGTGTGTGGGGGATGGGCGGTGTGGGCAAAACCACCCTTGCCAATCAAGTAGCGAAAAAGGCCGAGGAAGATAAGTTATTTGAAAAG GAAGAGGAATTGGGAAGAGCAGACCGCATATGTAAAAGTTTGAACAAACACAAGACGGTCCTGGTGATTTTGGATGACATTTGGGAGGAACTTAGTTTGGCAAAAATCGGAATTCCTTATGGAGATGTTCATAAGGGGTGTAAAGTGCTGCTGTCTTCCAGAGAACATGCTGTGTTGTCTAGAGAGATGGGTACTCAGAAAAACTTCCATGTTCAACATTTATGTGAAAAGGAAGCCTGGAGTTTATTTGAGAATACAGCAGGTGATTCAGTGGAGAAGTTTGAATTGCGCCCCATAGCACTTGAAGTGGTTAAAAAATGTGAGGGTCTACCAGTTGCCATTGTAACAATTGCAAAGGCATTAAAAGGCGAAAGTGTGGCTGTATGGAAGAATGCCTTGGAAGAACTGAAGAGGTCTGCACCAACAAACATCAGGGGAGTGAGTAAAAACGTATACTCATGTCTGGAGTTGAGCTACAACCACTTGGAAGGTGATGAAGTGAAGCGTTTGTTCTTACTTTGTGGTATGCTGGGCTATGGTGATATTTCAATGGATCAATTGTTAAAATATGGCATGGGTTTGGATTTATTTGAACACGTGAGTTCATTGGAGCAAATAACAAATAAACTAGTGACATTGGTCAAAATCCTCAAAGACTCAAGCTTGCTGCTTGATGTTGAAGATGGATATGGCTATGAAGGTGAGTGGCCAGGTGTGTTGTTCGGATATAATGACGAAAACAAGCCTGTCAGAATGCATGATGTTGTTGGTGATGTTGCCAGAGCAATTGCAGCAAAAGATCCTCATCGATTTGTTGTGATCAAAGAAGCTCTTGTATTAGAAGAATGGCAAAGGAAGGAGGAGTTCAGAAATTGCAGTCGTATATCTTTGCAATGCGGAGATCTCCGTGAGCTTCCGGAAAGATTGGTATGTTCCAAACTTGAattctttttattgaataataatgATCCTTCTTTGAGAATTCCAAACACATTTTTTCAAGTGACGGAACTACTAAAAGTTTTGGACTTGTCTGCACTGGATCTTACACCACTGCCTTCATCACTTGGTTTTCTTTCCAATCTTCGAACATTGCGTGTATACGGATGCCCATTCCAAGACATAGCAGTAATTGGAGAACTAAAGAAACTACAAGTTCTTAGTTTTGAAAGATGCGAAATTGAACGATTGCCGAAAGAATTCATGCAATTGACTGATCTAAGGGCGCTGGACTTGTGGGATTGCTCTCATCTCGAAGAAATTCCACGGAATGTCATATCAAGTTTATCTCGATTGGAGCATTTATGTTTAGCAGAATCTTTTACCAAATGGGGGGCTGAAGGATCTGGTAGTGGAGAAAGCAATAATGCTTGCCTTTCTGAGCTGAACAACTTGTCCTATTTGAAGACTTTATGTATAGAAATAAGAGATCCCAATTTGCTATCAAAAGATCTGGTCTTTGAGAAGCTTACCAGATATGTGATATCAGTGTCTTCCATGGCAAGATTTGTTGATTATAAGAGATCCGCAAGAACGTTGAAGCTCTGGAGGGTTGACAGACATTGTTTGGTGGACTGCTTTTCCAAGCTGTTCAAGACAGTTGAAGATTTAGAATTGTATGAGTTGGAGGACAAAGAAACTAAACATGTTCTTTACGAGTTGGATACAGATGGTTTTCTTCAACTCAAGTTTCTCCGTATAAATGATTGGCCTGGGATTCAATACATTGTTGACTCGACCAAAGGG GTCCCACCACACAGTGCCCTTCCTATCTTGGAGGAATTGGAGATTGATGGCCTCGAGAACATGGATGCAGTATGCTATGGCCCAGTTCCAGAGAGATCTTTTGGGAAGTTACGTTCTCTAGCAGTGCATCGTTGTAAGAGGTTGAAATCTTTCATATCCCTTCCCATGGAGCAAGGAAGGGATGGATGGGTGTTACGTAAAATGGGATCCTCGGATTCGACACGGGACTTCTCCTCCACAGGAAGCAGTGCTACCCAGGAGTTATCTAGGACTGATGTTCCCACACCATTCTTCAATGAACAG